The DNA sequence AATCCATTTGGGTCAGTGGTCAGGTAGGATGGCTTATACAGAATTCAGAAGGTTTGTCAGGGGGACTGATTTTAGCATTGGATAATTTGTGTTATAAAAATTTAGGCTCGGCTTCAGGAAAAACTTGGCAGTGGGTTCAGCTCAAATGCATCTTAACAGATGAAGTTTTTCATATAGTCAATGTGTATGGTCCTTTAAACTTAAAAGGTAAGAGGCAATTTTGGGATGAGATATCAAAAATCTTACTTATCACGGGAAATGATTTGGTGTGTGCTTGGGGACTTTAATAGTATTATGGATGAAAAAGAGAGTATCAATTGCACATATAGAAGATTAGATGTGTAGGGTTttaaagattttgttaagaataaTAATTTGTGTGAGATTGGGTTGATAAATGAAAGTTTTACTTGGTTTGGTCCTTTTGGAAGGTGTAGTAAGTTAGACAAAGTTTGGTGAATGATAGTTGGTGTGCTCGAGATAACTGGGAAGTTATGGAAATTAATAGGATGATATCGGATCATAGACCTTTGTTGATGTATGCTTGTAAAATTCTGAATGATCCAGTGCCTTTTAGGGTGTTTAATTGGTGGCCAAGAGAATAGTAATCCCTTTTTTAACCAACTGAGgcaattttattttagtttgatgacattatattgATTCCGCAGAtttcctttcaaatttttattttgttatagtcCGGTCCAATAATATAATGTTTTTAGTGGGatcaataatatatattattttttagcCTGATtcttcaataatataattttatttagcCAGGATGGGTAATTATataatgttttattttattattttattttattatttttagttttttaatttttatttaagatttgatcaataaaataattttgtttaGCCAGGCCAggtaatttttatatattattttattttaatgaaAACCAATATACATATCACAATTCATTTatgaatatttatctatttatatACTTTTATGATATCGTAATACATATCTATTTTGTTATTgtcttttattaaaataatacacattgataaacaaaacttgtatttgatataagTTAGACATTGTACAAGATTTACATAAAAAAAATAATGAAGAACATTATAATTCTAGAAAATGACCCATGCCTCGCACGAGTTATTATgctatattaaataataaaataacacatacCTCATGATGTGTAATGAGGGATTGTGTACGCTgtatgtaattataatgatgttTGAAATAAATTTGAAATTATATTTAAAGTCATGATTGGAAATAAAATAGTGATTCAAGTTAAAAAGGTGAAATATTGGAGATGAagtattataaaataaatttataattggAGATGGCCTAAATAAAGGAAACTGTATTCGGTTATGATATGGGCCTTAAAATTGGACACACAATAATACAAACAACAATGTCTTAAAACCCTTAAATTTTACATAAACATAATTCATCAACATCCTTCAAATAACAGATAATTCATATTACATGAAAATTTTTTTTAAAGACAAATAAAGCCTGCCAACAGATAAATTCATTTAACAACAACTGCCATGGGTTGTTTAGGCCTAAACTCGAAACCTTGTACGATAAGGCCAGCCTTGAGTACATTGTATCAGTTGACATAAATCGCGTCTCcacctcatcatcatcatctctTGCAACCAGTCTCAAACTCTGCGATCTTAATCTCCATCCATTCGTCCTTCCTCCACCGACTAAGCTCTCCATTTCGTTGCTCAATGTTGTGTGCAGATGTTCTTAGATCAGGATAACCTGTGCTAGCTTCATCATCAGCACCTCCTCTCTTTCATTAACAAATCTAATGGATGTCTTTGCCGAATCAAGTCCGCAGGCATCCTCATATATTTTAAAGACAAGATATGTTTCATACGTGGTGTGAGGAGACAACATTCCAATTTTCATTTTTCCACGAATATCAACACACCGCCCCTTGTCAAGTACATCAACCTCCTCTGAAAATCTGTTCACATGATAATACATTGAGGCATGAATACATGATACATGCGATGAGAGGACGGCTTTAATCATATTCATCACTTACCATGCGATTCGAGTACAGTGTAAACTAGTCAAACTGTTCGTGAGTAACTCGAAACTCGGCTCGTGAAAAATTCCAATTCGGCTAGGAATTAATCGAGCCGAGCACGAGTTCGAGCTCAAGTTTTTCAAATTTGTAACCAAGTCGAGTTCGAACTTCCGATTACTCGGCTCGTAAGGGTCGAGCCTTATTGAGTCCCTATTATTTTCagtttttttattataaaaatatttttatattttttatatattatttatttattatttaatcgAACTTGACCCGAACCATCctatttcaaatttttattaatatttagtgAAATAAATTCGAGTTTTTAAACCGAACTCGAGCCTACCGAACTTTTTACTTGAAATTAAAAGCCCGGTCGAGTTCAAAGCTCGAACCTGAACTATTTTTTATTGAGTTCGAGCCGAGCCACAGTCTAGGACTCGGCTCAACTCGATTACACCCCTAATTTGGAGTTGTTGCACACAAAACTATGCTCAAAATTAGCTCAAATcctattttattaaaattttaaaatctattCATTAGAAAAGTGTTTTTACCAAAAAGGTGGAGGAAGTATGCTTTTGAAAAAATACGACCTTGCAGTTTTAATGCTACTATTAAAACAcatctaaaatattattttttcataaaatatttgtatatcaataatattataaaatattaaatatcaaAATATGTGCATATCAAAAATATTAATAAAGATTTATTTTGTGAACTAACACTTTCTCTATCAATACTATCCTTTTTAACAGTAATTTTCTAAAGTGATTTACATCCTTTACAAGATAATGTCATGTGACCTGCATTTCATAAAATTGACTTGAATTCACGAATGAAGATCCGAGAATAGTTAAAATAAAATTGTTTAGATTTATCTTTAAATTGTAATTAGCTTGTTGGGTGTGACTGGTGAGTTGAAGTTGTTCAAATTATTTAAGGTAATAGGCTACATGTAATATAGACTTCTTATTTGCATTCATATAGGAAATAAATATGCATAATGCTGTATTTAATCACCTTTATTAGCATTACTATTTTACTATTTCTGTTATTTTTTTGCCCAAAAAAGCCAATACCTAAAGAGATTGCAAATTTTAACAAAAAGGTTTGGTCTTAGCTCAAAATTTTGTTattaaaatgttattattaataGACAAAAATgtgaatattttgaaaaataCCCTTCATAATATTGTTTGCtactttattttcaaaaaaaGCATTCCATTTTATACTTTTAATAACATCTTTTATCAAAATATTAAgcaaaatttataatatatacataatttttaaaaaatttggtATTATGGGTTGTGACTCTAAACAACCCCTTAATTTGTCTTGTCACCCTGATACCTAAATGCTTCTTTTCAATTGAGTTATGCAGAAAATATAATACTTTATTGTACAACTCAACACACAAGCTAACACTTCCCAACTATAGTGAATCCTCTTGCTACAACCATTGACCATAATTCCCACACTTATTAGTTTGTCATACTAGAAAGAAAATACTTATAACAAAGTTACTATGATTATATAGAGTGATACACAAGTATTTGTAGCTAGAACCAGATTAGTATTTAGCAAAATGTACATTTGCATGTATGTAAATAATGCAACAATAATTATTGACATATCTTGAGTTACTATCATATAACCACAGCCACCACCAAGGAACAATGGCAAGCTGCCTAGCAGCTACCATTAAACATTTTTCCCCTTCCTTTATCAAACCAAAAACTCTGTTAGAACAATAATGAGATCAAGTAATTAGACAATTTAAATAAAAGATTATGAACCATTCTCTTTTATCATGATATAAATACATAAGTAATTCAAAAATTATCATGAATAGTTCTAACTTCTAatacttatttataatttttggatAAATTATTGTAAATTTTTGGTTGTCAACTATCCAATCTTTACTCCCAATCATATAGTTATAAATAATCATATAGTTACAAATAATTCATCTAAACACTAATTTTTTTAATGGAGAAATTGAAGAAAATATGTCAATTTAGAACATTAATTACAAATaaagaaatatttaaatttttatgtCCTTACATTAATCAGGGTACATCTATAATATGTAAAATGCAAAAATGACAGGgaataaatttaaatatatgaGAAAATTTAAATATATGGAGTAATACACATGGTAAACTTTGGTCATCCCATCCCAGTCTTAAAAAGAATAATCTTAGCTTTCATTCAGTTGTTTCTATATATTATTTTCCAACTTTGACATATGATAAGCACTTAATTAAATACCAATAATGGAATCTCAAATaaatattaaagaaaataatattttatattttaaaactaattttcacggggaacaattattttataatcatattttaattaaaatatgtATAAGTATCTTAATGTTAATTAAACacatatttaatttttatttataatctTTTCTAACAGTAATACATCTTTAAATCTTTAGTATAcctattttatttttaaaaaccttattacaaaactttacattaatgaaataattattgaaattatatttaataattattattattttacatACATATAAAATAAACACATATAACTATTTTAATTAAAACTTATATTAAGAGAAAAAATACTGGatctaatatttaaaaaaaaactatctTAATTGAAATACAATTAATAGACAAGgatataaaaacataaaaatatatcaaaatgttaaatattaaatattaaaaacaatacACCAAAATAAAGTTAGTAAACAAATAATAAAATCGAGAAATAATTGAGAGAATTACCACATTGCCATAGTCGAGGAGGATAGCATAGTCACAGAGAAAAAAATAAAGTTGTTTTTTAGTGGTGTAAGTCAAGGTGGAGATTGATCTCCTGAGAATTTGATTAATATCAGGTGGTAAAAATTTGTTCCATAACTCATCCCAATCACTGGCAGCCCTCAATTTTGAAACACCTGAAGCTCTACATGTATCCTTGGGTGATGTGAATGATAATATATCATTAACGATAGGTAATTCTCCTTAAGGTGCTCAATCTTAGTTCTTTTGTGATTTATGATTTTCTTCCCCAAATCTGTCCTAAAGTTCATTGTAATgaaataatttgttttttatTATCTTTACTCTACCTACCAGAAAGGTTTAGATGTTTCTAGATTTAAGCTAAACGGGCCGATACCTAAACTAGGTGACCAGATATGGTCCAAAAGGAGGGATAATAAAAAGTGTGACCCCCTCAAGGTCCATATAAGTGACTTCTCTTGACCCATATTTTTTAAGGTCCAAAATTTTGATGACCTTTCTACACAGCTCATTCGAAAATAAAATGTTCACAAATTATTTTAACTAGTAATCTTCCCGTGCTTCGCACATGTAAATTTCTTGCAATAATCAAAAGTATTAAAAACTATTGATTTTTCAAATAATGATTTTGCAATATacaaaaatatgaaaaataatgattttctgtaaatttaaaaaaattataagaaatttaaaatttgtatgatttattaaaaaaagaaatattattataaaatgcAAAATTTATTTGTGAAAATTTTATACCGAAAATATATCATTTCGTAATTGTATCTCGTACTTAAATTTCGATTAAGAAAAACTTTTATGTTAGTTGAATTAACAAAGTCGATGTTacatttttgaaattttttgaaacttATGATTCTAAAAAATGTTAAACTATTATACATAAACTGCTTGGAGagttttttaaaaatcattataaaataaTGCTTGGAGAAAAAATTTAGGTTAAAAaatcattaaataataaaataatagttgTGTCATggttaatattaaaataaatagttGACTATTTATGATATAAACATTATTGTAAAAACGACACGCCCCTTACATTGTAAGATAATGTTTTTCTTTTGCTCTAGAAGTTttacttttttaaaaaattactttgaaaattataatttaataGATGTAAAATATTAAAGAAAAATACAATATTTAAAATCCGTGCAGTGTGCAAATGTTCTTCAATTAAAAAAACAATGACTATATGTTTAGTCCAAACCTAACcacataattaattttaaatattactatgttttaatttgaactcTATTAATATTTATATGCAACAATCTCAAGTTTATTTTTTTAGATCTTAGTTATAAGATTTAATAAATATACACATATGTATGTTTAtctaaaaaatatttacaaatatGTATATTTGATCTAGTAATTTTATGTTTATTGTAATAAGATAGAAAAAACTTGTTAAGTGTAATTTCTACAAATTTGTGAGTTTATTTTCtctaattataatattttatatttacttgtatttgtctatagattattatttataatatctCTTTTTGCACCATTTTTTTAACCTAATGATAAACATCAAATCATAAAACAATTCTACCAATTAAAATTTAGTACACACTATATACTTACAAGTATAACAACATggcaaattattttttttaaacttagATTAATAGAGCAAAAACACTATTATGCCGGATTCGATTGATCTTACATTTTCCAATTTTTTAATTTCAATAACAGCTTACTCTGGACGATCACGATTAACAACTTGAACAAAAAATGTCTTCTCTCTCAAAGATTAACAGCTATGGGGTTGCTGCCAACGGGAAAAAAATTTCAAAATGAGGGGACTAAGGAAGGTGAGTTGAAGGTAGCTAAGAAGGGGTTTAGTGCTGAGACAAGCAAGAAGGTTAAGCTGGAGAGCAGATTCTTAAGCATTTCATTTGGGCATACAAGGATATTCTAGACAAGGAAACAAGTAAGAGTTTTTTTGAAAGCGATAAACAGGCAATAACGGAAGCTTTAAATCAGATCCATTGGAGAAGCTTGAAAGCTAGGGGAGGGTTGGAATGGAAGGAGAAGAGTAGAAGTGAAGGAAAAATTCAAGGGGAAAGGGGAAATGTCAAGACTTATGCGCAAGCATTAAAGAATGAGATAGACAAGATGGTGGATGTCAAAAGAGTTGTGGATGAGGGGGAGTGGCAAATGGTGCAAAGGAAGAAAAAGGCAGGGAAAGCAAGAATGGAGTCAAGTTTCACGATTTTTCCGTATAATATCCCGGGAGAGTGCAAAGCTAGGGAAATTTGGAATTGCTTGAGGGTTTCAGGGGTTATTTTGGATATAATTCTGCCTAGAAAAAGGGACAAAAGAGGGAAAAAATATGGTTTTGTCAAGACAACTTCGGAGCTTGAAGCCGCTACAATTATTCTTAATGTGAAGGGAAAGGGGGTTTAGGATCTAATATTCGTATGAGTCTTAATGAAAAAAGGTTAGTAGAGATCAAGGAAAAGGAGGTTTTAGGGTGTACAAAAATAATGTGGTTGGGTCAAATCAGAAAAGAAATAGGGATGACTATAATAATATTAAGAAGGATGTGGTCAAAGTGAATGTTGAGGTTGGAAAtaagcatgaaaatggaaatcaGGAGAAGGAGTTGGGGGTTGAAATGTTTGAATATATTGAAGCAGTAGTAGATAAAGATGTTGAGGAGGGTTTATATGATACCAAAGTGACTTTCTCAAGAACTGATGAATCAGCGAGCTCGTTGCAAAATAATTTATGAGGAGAAGGGATATAACAGGTCAATGTAATGGGATTAACTTCTCGAAAGTTCTTATTAGCTAGTATGCATGACAAGGGGTGGGAAGAATATGCAGATAAGCTTTTTGAGAAATAGTTTAGGAGTCTGAGAAAATTTAAAGATGAGGATCTGGTTGTTCCCAGGACAGTATGGTTACAAAGCTATGGGATCGCAATGAATGTGTGGTTAGAAGAAAATTTGAAGGGCTATACGAGATGGTTGGGGATTGGATTAGTTGGTTCTATCAGAAAGATAATGAGAGTGAGTTTTTTAATCCAGTCATTTGTATATCTACTACAAGAAGGGAAAAGATTGAAGAGTCCATGAATATATTAGTGAAGGGAAAGCTTTATCTAATTAAATTTGTTGAAATTGAAAATGGGAAGGAGCTGAAGAATAAAATGGGTTCAATTAGTTTATCTGAAGGAGGGATTATATCAAAAGTTATGAAGGAGGATGGTGGAATAGAGTCAAAAGATAAGGACTTAAAAGTAGATAGGGAAGTGAGTACTAGTCAGACTGTGGAATCCAAAGCTGTAGCAGTAAGTAAGGGGAGTCAAGGCTACTCGAAAGGAAATATAGGTGTTCTTCAGGAACTTGCATTGGGTAAAAGGGTGGAGGTGTTGGAGGTGGATGGAAAAGTGCATGAGGGGATGTTGGTTTTGTTAAATAGTCAAGCTACAGAAGAAGTGGTTAGAACAAACTCTAAATGAACTAGTAAGGATTCTTTAAGTGAGCTGAAGTCTTGAGAGACAAAGAACATAGTGGAAAAGTCTAATAGTTTAGAGTATGCTGTTTTTACTGGTACTTCACAAGGTACTTGTGTAATGAAATTGTTAAGCTCAAAGTCAAAGGAGTGGGTAGAGCTAAAAAGAAAGGTAAAAAATTTAACAATCCTTTTGACTTGAAAGGAGGTGTTAATTTAGGATGTAGGAAGTATCTTGGGAGAAATAATAGGTTAGGCCCttatttagggtttggaggtagTTTTGTGACTTTGTCAGGAAACAAAGAGGTAAAAAAGAAAGAAGCTGCTAGAGAAATAATAGATTGTGCTGAACAAATGGGGCTAAAGGTGTAAGGGGATAGAGAGAAAGTTATTATTGGGATAGCAGAGCAGCTGCAAAAAGGAGAATTGTAAGATTGAAGTAATAAAGAAGTTGTACTGTAGTAAAAGTAAACCATTATGTCAGTAAAAGATATAAGAATAATATCTTGGAATTGTAGAGGGTTGTGTAATGGTGTGAAGAGAAGAATGGTTAAAGATATAATCAGATCTAGAAGAGTTAATATACTGTGTTTGCAGGAAACAAAATGTATGGAATGGAAGAAATTTTGGGAGAAATCCATTTGGGACAGTGGTCAGGTAGGATGGCTTATACAGAATTCAGAAGGTTTGTCAGGGGGATTGATTTTAGCATTGGATAATTTGTGTTATAAAAATTTAGGCTCGGCTTTAGGAAAAACTTGGCAGTTGGTTCAGCTCAATGCATCTTAACAGATGAAGTTTTTCATATAGTCAATGTGCATGGTCCTTTAACTTAAAAGGTAAGAGGCAATTTTGGGATGAGATATCAAAAATCTTACTTATCACAGAAAATGATTTGGTGTGTGTGCTTGGGGACTTTAATAGTATTATGGACGAAAAATAGAGTGTCAATTGCATATATAGAAGATTATATGTGCAGGGTTTTAAAGATTttattaagaataataatttgcGTGAGATTCAGTTGATAAATGAAAGTTTTAATTGGTTTGGTCCTTTTGGAAGGTGTAGTAAGTTAGACAAAGTTCTGGTTAATGATAATTGGTATGCTCGAGATAACTGGGAAGTTATGGTAATTAATAGGATGATATCGGATCATAGACCTTTGTTGATGAATGCTTGTAAAATTCTGAATGATCCAGTGTCTTTTAGGGTGTTTAATTGGTGGTTGTATGATGAAGAGGTTAGGGTCAAAATGGAAATTTTTTGGAAGCTAGGTAAAGAAGCTAGAATGCAAGTGAATATTCAAGTTATGTTAAAGAAATTTAAGTTGGGAATGAAACAATGGTGCAAAGGAGCTAAGGATAAGCTAGAGATTAAGATTAAAGAGCTAGAAAACAGAATGGAATGCTAGATGGTAGTCATGTTGGAGGGGAGGAAGTTGTTAGGTGCCAAGTAGAATTAGCTGATAGTTATAGGAAAAGGGATTCAATGCTAAGGCAGAAAGAAAGGAATAATTAGAATCTGCAGGGGGACAAAAATACAAAATTTTTAATAAAGTGATTCAGAAAAGGAGATGCAGAAATAAAATTGATAGAATTGTTGTAGATGGAAAGGTTGTAACTGAAGCTCAGGAGGTCAGAATGATTTTTTACAAGTACTTTACAGCTATATTCAATTCAAAAAGATGGAATGTTTGGAGGTGGGGTCACTTATAGAGTAAGAGGTTAAATAAGGAAGAAGTTTTGTTTTGGAGAGAGATTTCTGTATGGAGGAGATAATAATTGCATTGAAATCATTCAATAGTGATAAAGCTCCTGGGCCAGATGGATTAAACATGAAGTATATTAAGGAGTTTTGGCCTTTTCTGAAGGATAAAGTGTTGGAAGGGTTTAATTGGTTTGCTAATACTGGATGTCTTCCTAAAGGCTTTAATTCTTCATTCATAGCTCTGGTTCCTAAGGTCAGGGTACCAAATAAGCCAAGTGAGTTTAGACCTATAAGCTTAATAAATAGTGTTGCTAAAATTTTAACTAAGGTGTTGGCAAATAGGCTAAGTACAGTTTATGATAAGTTAGTAGGGGTAAATCAGTTTGGTTTTGTAAAGGGTAGGCGGGCTGCTGAAAGCATCTTCATAGTAAATGAGGTCTACCACAGTATGAAGAAGTCAAAGAATAAAGGTTTGATCTTAAAATTGGATTTTGAGAAGGCTTTTGACTCAGTGAATTGGAGTTTTTTGTTCAAACTCTAAAGTGTTTGGGCCTGGGGATCAGATGGATTAAGTGGATGGAGGATTTTTTTAAGTCAATAAGGATATCTGTGCTGGTTAATGGTACACCTACTAAAGAATTCAGCATGTCTAATGGTATTAGACAAGGGGACCCTCTTTCTCCCATGCTTTTCAATTTAACGGGAGAGGTACTAAGCAGTATGTTAAATACAGCAAGTGAGCAAGGAATCATTGAGGGCTTACAGTTGGGAAAGGAAGGTAAGAAAATTACTCATCTGCAGTATGCTGATGATACATTAGTATTTTTACAAGGAAATGAGAAATCCATTCTGGGAATAAAAAAAGTATTACAATATTTTCAGTTGCTATCAGGTTTGAAGAAGAACTTCCAAAAAAGTAGCATATACTCCTGTCACATTCAAAATTCATAACTTAATTTTATGGCAGAAAGGTTGGGTTGCAAATTAGGATCTTGGCCTTTGGTTTATTTAGGGAGTCAAATTGGTGTTAGCTCAAGAAAGAAAGTTTTTTGGAAACCATTGGTGGAGAAGTTTAGGAGTAAATTAGCCAACTGGAAGAGAGATAGTTTGAACCAAGCTGGGAGGTTATCTTTGGTTAAGTCTACTTTGGATAGTTTACCTATCTATTGGTTTACATTACACAAAGTACCGGTAGGAGTATGTAATCAACTAGAAAGAATTGGAAGGGAATTTTTTGGGGAAACTCTTCAGGGGATGGAGAAGAGAAAGGTAAAAAGATGCATTTAGTAGCTTGGAGCTCAGTATGCAAATCAAGGAAACAAGGAGGATTAGGCCCGAGTTCATTGCAGATTAGGAACTCATTATTGCTTTGTAAGTGGTGGTTTAAATGGCAAGCTGAGAGAAAGATGGCATGGAATGTATGGTTAAGAGGCATGTATGGTTGTGGTCAGAGTGAGGGGTTAGAGTTGCTAGGAAAACAGAAATCATGCTTAATAATGGTACAGGGCATAATAAAGGCAGTTGCTAAACACTCTGAATCTGGTTTTTTTGGACCTAGATCTATGAGATGGGAAGTTGCTGATCGGGATTCAGCTCTTTTTTGGGAAGATCTTTGGTACAAAGATATAACCATAATGGAAAGATTCCCTAGGTTGTACAGTCTTTCTAAGTTACAACAGAAAGAAGTAAACATTTTTAAGACCTTATGGGATTGTTATGATAGGAGTGGTGAGGTATTTTGGAAAAGGAAGTTGACAATTTGGGAATTAGAGGATCTGAAGGAGCTTGAAGATATAGTAAATGCAGTGAGCTTCTTTGCTAAAAAGGACAGAATTATTTGGGTACCAGTTAAGGATACATACAATACTAGAGTAACTTATGAACTACTGATCAACAGTGAAGTAGAGAAAGGCAATGAATGGGAACAAATTTGGAAATACAAGGTGCCTGAAAAggtaaaattatttttatggaagGTAAAATCAAAAATTGTTCCAACAAAGGTTTGGTTAGCTCACAGAATGCCTGACTACAGTAAATGTATGGTTTGTTTAAAACcaataattatttagaaacctagttgCTGGAAAGCAGGTTTCGGACTATCTTGACTACACAACTGCGAATGGGAAACAAGCCGGAAAAACAGCGAACCAAGGCGGCAACCTGAACACCGGAGAGGCGGCCGGAAAAATGAAACAGGAGCGGCGAACAGAGAGGACGGGGAGGGGCAAAATAGAGGAAAGAAAAACAGGAGAGAGAAGGGATTTAAGAGAGAGATGAGATTGTAGAGAGAAAGAGAGACAGGCGAGATAGATTGAGTGAGGAAAGAGATGAGGATGTTTATCATTTACCAGTTctgtttctatttttttatatgCCAACACTCAATTGTAAACACGTATAAAAATGAGAGACACGCAGCCTGAAAATCAAACACGTGTCCTTCTTGCCTGATTTTTTGACCCGTATTCGTAATTTTAACGAACCAAGTTGCACAAAAATAAACtcagaaaattataaaaatagttttaaaattttataaaaaatcccgaaactaaaaaaataaaatttccataatttttaaagcacTTTTGAAACTCAACTCGTACccgtatttcacaattaacgaaccgagctgcacttaaaacaaattcagaaaatcacgaaaatattcttaaaatgttataaatattccaaatttaataaaaacataaatttcgaaattttaaaataatttctaaaatgtaatttatacccgcttttatcaattaaacgaatcaacgcgcgagtgaaactaactccaaaaattcccgaaataattttaaaattctcggaatatttcaaacttacataaatatgaatttcataattttttaaagaattctAGAATTTAATACAGATTTTTAcaaaataaatacaatcagaaaatcatacaaggttaaataattgatacaatattgatatctaaattttgtaaaatcccaaaaataagtattgaaattataaaatcataaaactaattttagagacaattcaaatatttatgagttttaaa is a window from the Apium graveolens cultivar Ventura unplaced genomic scaffold, ASM990537v1 ctg6595, whole genome shotgun sequence genome containing:
- the LOC141703376 gene encoding uncharacterized protein LOC141703376, whose protein sequence is MEEIIIALKSFNSDKAPGPDGLNMKYIKEFWPFLKDKVLEGFNWFANTGCLPKGFNSSFIALVPKVRVPNKPSEFRPISLINSVAKILTKVLANRLSTVYDKLVGVNQFGFVKGRRAAESIFIVNECLGLGIRWIKWMEDFFKSIRISVLVNGTPTKEFSMSNGIRQGDPLSPMLFNLTGEVLSSMLNTASEQGIIEGLQLGKEERLGCKLGSWPLVYLGSQIGVSSRKKVFWKPLVEKFRSKLANWKRDSLNQAGRLSLVKSTLDSLPIYWFTLHKVPVGVCNQLERIGREFFGETLQGMEKRKWWFKWQAERKMAWNVWLRGMYGCGQSEGLELLGKQKSCLIMVQGIIKAVAKHSESGFFGPRSMRWEVADRDSALFWEDLWYKDITIMERFPRLYSLSKLQQKEVNIFKTLWDCYDRSGEVFWKRKLTIWELEDLKELEDIVNAVSFFAKKDRIIWVPVKDTYNTRVTYELLINSEVEKGNEWEQIWKYKVPEKVSDYLDYTTANGKQAGKTANQGGNLNTGEAAGKMKQERRTERTGRGKIEERKTGERRDLRER